The following proteins are co-located in the Pedobacter sp. FW305-3-2-15-E-R2A2 genome:
- a CDS encoding ABC transporter ATP-binding protein — MIKITELKKIYRSEELETTALNDLSFEVKKGEFVAVMGPSGCGKSTLLNILGLLDDLDGGSFLFNGTEVAKFNDYKRSDLRTENIGFVFQSFNLIDELTVFENVELPLIYTKLKEKERKKRVDEVLERMQLMHRRNHFPQQLSGGQQQRVAVARAVVNEPKLILADEPTGNLDSVNGNEVMQLMTDLNAQGTTIIMVTHSEHDAKYSHRIIRMLDGQVVTENILA, encoded by the coding sequence GTGATTAAAATAACTGAACTTAAAAAGATCTATCGCTCTGAGGAGCTGGAAACCACTGCTTTAAATGACCTTTCATTTGAAGTGAAAAAAGGAGAGTTTGTTGCCGTAATGGGACCATCCGGCTGCGGGAAATCCACTTTGCTGAATATTCTCGGCCTGCTGGACGACCTGGATGGAGGTAGCTTTCTCTTCAACGGCACGGAAGTCGCGAAATTTAACGACTATAAACGTTCTGACCTGAGGACAGAAAACATTGGCTTCGTATTCCAAAGTTTCAACCTGATTGATGAACTCACGGTGTTTGAAAACGTAGAGCTGCCCTTGATTTATACCAAGCTGAAAGAGAAAGAAAGAAAAAAGAGAGTAGATGAGGTTTTAGAGCGAATGCAATTGATGCACAGAAGAAATCACTTTCCTCAGCAATTGTCCGGCGGACAGCAGCAAAGGGTTGCCGTAGCACGTGCAGTAGTCAATGAACCCAAGTTGATCCTTGCGGATGAGCCAACGGGAAACCTGGACTCGGTGAATGGCAATGAAGTGATGCAACTGATGACTGACCTGAATGCGCAGGGGACAACCATCATCATGGTGACGCATTCAGAACACGATGCGAAATACAGTCACCGGATCATTAGAATGCTGGACGGACAAGTGGTTACAGAAAACATATTGGCATAA
- a CDS encoding lysophospholipid acyltransferase family protein translates to MIQQQGKSPETAPDRLHFFSRMASKAGIFVLNSLSRLPLSILYFFAGFVYFLIYHVLGYRKKVVSANLRNAFPDKTVAGLKTIEKGYFRHLSRIMVEIFKMRTISAKELSERVQFKNLSNINVYLDQGKSIVLCSPHYGNWEWSVMALGLHVKSHIYTIYKPLSNAIFDKWFYQMRNRYGNTMVPMRNTLRAIKSTEAETSIFCFANDQAPPKEESHYWVNFLHQPTSFHLGVEKIAQKTGRPVFYGLMKIIKKGYYEIEFIPIDLKPEESPSGTITDRYAAILEKTLNAAPSYWLWSHKRWKHQPEPGIRP, encoded by the coding sequence ATGATTCAGCAGCAAGGTAAATCTCCGGAAACGGCTCCTGACCGTCTTCATTTCTTCTCCCGAATGGCTTCAAAAGCTGGCATATTTGTGCTGAATAGTTTATCCAGACTTCCACTTTCCATCCTCTATTTTTTTGCAGGTTTTGTTTATTTCCTCATTTACCATGTACTTGGTTACCGGAAAAAAGTAGTCAGCGCGAATTTACGTAATGCATTTCCAGACAAAACTGTTGCCGGGTTAAAAACCATAGAAAAGGGCTACTTCAGACATCTGTCCAGAATTATGGTAGAGATCTTTAAGATGAGGACCATTTCTGCAAAGGAACTTTCTGAACGTGTTCAGTTTAAAAATCTGAGCAACATCAATGTTTATCTCGATCAGGGCAAAAGCATCGTGCTCTGTTCCCCGCATTATGGAAATTGGGAATGGTCCGTGATGGCACTCGGACTGCATGTAAAGTCGCATATTTACACCATTTATAAGCCGCTAAGCAATGCGATATTTGACAAATGGTTCTATCAGATGAGAAATAGGTATGGAAATACCATGGTTCCAATGAGAAATACCCTCCGTGCTATAAAAAGCACTGAAGCCGAAACCAGTATATTTTGTTTTGCAAATGATCAGGCACCCCCAAAGGAAGAATCACATTATTGGGTCAATTTCCTCCATCAGCCCACCTCTTTTCATTTAGGGGTAGAAAAAATTGCACAAAAGACCGGAAGACCAGTGTTTTATGGCTTGATGAAAATTATTAAAAAAGGTTATTATGAAATAGAATTTATTCCGATTGATTTAAAACCTGAGGAAAGCCCATCCGGAACCATTACGGACCGATATGCGGCGATATTGGAAAAAACCCTGAATGCCGCACCTTCCTACTGGTTATGGAGCCATAAACGCTGGAAACACCAGCCTGAACCCGGCATCAGGCCATGA
- a CDS encoding HlyD family efflux transporter periplasmic adaptor subunit, translating to MDTVLQKKRWSFKRIALLAGALLMVGLMASGYLLGSGKSRVKVELSNLVIADIRKGAFQEFIPVNGVVMPITSIYLDAAEGGRLEEKFVEDGAFLKKGDPILKLSNTDLELSLANQETAVFNLLTQMQISRNAAQQNTIGKLNQMADVESSWEEAERTYLMNKKLFDQKMIAAQEFKQSQIAYNYQVKKKKLTTQILKQDSTLTKQELYQSAQSFQRTQNALAVMRKKVEDLTVRAPVSGQLTSLDAEIGQNKNKGERLGQIDVISGFKVRAEIDEHYISRIFPGLQAEFSFNNKKTMLKVKKIFTQVLQGKFQVDMEFVGETPDGIRRGQTLQVRLALSDATNALLLPRGGFYQKTGGNWIFKLSKDGKTAHRTDLRIGRQNPDFYELKAGLVSGDRVIISGYEAYGDMQELVLKGD from the coding sequence TTGGATACAGTTTTACAAAAAAAGCGCTGGAGTTTTAAACGGATTGCCCTCCTGGCAGGAGCCCTTCTGATGGTCGGATTAATGGCTTCAGGATACCTGTTGGGTTCAGGTAAAAGCCGGGTGAAAGTGGAGCTTTCTAACCTGGTCATTGCCGACATCAGGAAAGGCGCCTTTCAGGAGTTTATTCCCGTGAATGGAGTGGTGATGCCCATCACTTCCATTTACCTGGATGCTGCCGAAGGAGGGAGACTGGAAGAGAAGTTTGTCGAAGATGGCGCTTTTCTAAAAAAAGGAGATCCCATTTTAAAACTGTCAAATACGGACCTCGAGCTCAGCCTGGCAAACCAGGAGACGGCGGTATTCAACCTGCTGACTCAAATGCAGATCTCCAGAAACGCCGCGCAACAGAATACGATCGGGAAATTAAACCAGATGGCCGATGTAGAGAGCTCCTGGGAGGAAGCAGAAAGGACTTACCTGATGAACAAAAAGCTATTTGATCAGAAGATGATTGCTGCGCAGGAATTTAAACAAAGTCAGATTGCCTACAATTACCAGGTGAAAAAGAAAAAGCTGACCACACAGATTTTGAAACAGGATTCGACATTGACGAAACAGGAGCTGTATCAAAGTGCACAGTCTTTCCAGCGCACACAAAATGCCCTTGCCGTGATGCGTAAGAAAGTAGAAGACCTCACCGTAAGGGCACCGGTATCGGGACAACTGACTTCCCTGGATGCTGAGATCGGTCAGAATAAAAATAAGGGGGAAAGGCTTGGGCAGATCGATGTGATCAGCGGATTTAAAGTTCGCGCGGAGATTGATGAACATTACATTTCCAGAATCTTCCCGGGTTTACAGGCAGAATTTAGTTTCAACAACAAAAAGACCATGCTAAAGGTGAAGAAGATCTTTACCCAGGTACTCCAGGGGAAGTTTCAGGTAGATATGGAATTTGTTGGGGAAACGCCGGATGGCATTAGAAGAGGACAGACCCTGCAGGTTCGCCTGGCATTGAGCGACGCTACAAACGCACTGTTGCTACCCCGGGGTGGCTTCTACCAGAAAACAGGAGGAAACTGGATTTTCAAATTGAGTAAGGATGGCAAAACTGCCCATCGGACCGACCTTAGGATCGGTCGGCAGAATCCGGATTTTTATGAGTTGAAAGCTGGTCTTGTTTCTGGCGACCGGGTGATTATTTCCGGTTATGAAGCCTATGGCGATATGCAGGAATTAGTCCTGAAAGGAGATTAA
- a CDS encoding AsmA family protein, whose translation MKKVLKITGITIASIVLLLFITPYLLPNTISKEVEKWVNGNIKGEVKFDSSSLSFFKHFPSLTFSLHNFSLKGAVPFQQDTLLFTKELSFRVDLRTVFSDQIKIDQVFIDQANINIEVDEKGNANYNVYESKTDTTKKADSSATGIKIEGIFINKSNLTYNDRSVPMMVSAKGLNYSGQGDLSKAIFDLKSQAAIDTLNLYYNGTPYLLNKKVNAKLLTKINTSSLDLMFDENDLKINSLPIEFVGRFSFLKDGYDINFKTRAKETDLHNIFSAMPPALASRMEKTNIKGYAEINASLIGKYLAKSKAMPTLSFNMKIREGQISNPKAPESISNLYLNLQTKLPSLNMDSLSINMDSLYFNMGKDHVSSVVKLNGLKEPEIFIKTRASIDLGKWGKIFGVDQIRGHYNLDLDADGKYTKKVVRSGIRQIDTVIATIPKFNLKSSVSNGYFKYASLPAAIDKINFSMNGHNPDGNYKNTKLEISDINIQALSNYIRGFAKLQTAENNPIDVQLKSMINFAEIKNFYPLKDLELSGELNLDVQSKGGYNKIKKLFPVTSATIKLANGRIKTAHFEQALEQIVVDGTLVNKDGSLRGTQLNIKPISFQMAGQPFMLKADLKNFDNMSYNVSSKGTIDIGKMYQLFAIKGYNVKGSVFSDVSFKGLQSDALNGRYQKLNNKGRVVVKELTLESDLFPKSFFIKNGLFSFAQDKMKFERFTASYGKSDFTMNGHLGNIINYVLSDKAMLTGNFNLQTKQLFADEFMVYNAAPAQPGKTAAGSGVIIIPNNLNVSVVADAAAVYYNGLKVKDAKGTLALNNGTMTLSQTSFNLVDAPMTMDATYKSLSPKSAIFDYHISAKEFDISKAYKEIKLFRELATSASKVKGIVGLDYQLSGKLNKDMFPVFPTLKGGGTLSLKKISLMGFKFMNAVSKATRRDSLNNPDLSEVNIRSTIKNNIITIERFKMRVAGFRPRFEGQVSFDGRLNISGRLGLPPFGLIGIPLSITGTQDNPKVALKRNKEGKLEETEDDDK comes from the coding sequence TTGAAAAAAGTTCTTAAAATTACCGGAATAACAATTGCGTCTATTGTACTGCTCTTATTTATCACGCCTTACCTGCTGCCAAACACCATCTCTAAAGAAGTGGAAAAATGGGTGAATGGAAACATCAAAGGTGAAGTTAAATTCGACAGCAGCAGTTTGTCCTTTTTTAAGCATTTTCCATCCTTAACTTTTAGCCTTCATAACTTTTCGTTAAAGGGCGCGGTACCATTTCAGCAGGACACCTTGCTCTTTACCAAAGAATTGTCCTTCCGGGTAGATTTACGCACCGTTTTTTCCGATCAGATCAAGATTGATCAGGTGTTCATCGACCAGGCCAATATCAATATTGAAGTAGATGAAAAAGGAAATGCCAATTACAATGTATATGAAAGTAAAACAGATACCACAAAAAAAGCAGACAGCAGCGCTACGGGAATAAAGATCGAAGGTATCTTCATTAACAAAAGTAACCTGACCTATAACGACCGCTCTGTGCCGATGATGGTCAGCGCCAAAGGATTGAACTATTCCGGACAAGGAGATTTAAGCAAGGCGATTTTCGACTTAAAAAGCCAGGCCGCAATCGATACCCTGAATCTTTACTATAATGGTACGCCTTACCTGCTGAACAAAAAAGTCAATGCCAAGCTCCTGACTAAAATCAACACCAGCTCCCTGGATCTGATGTTTGATGAAAATGATTTAAAGATCAACTCCCTGCCCATCGAATTTGTCGGCCGTTTCTCTTTTCTAAAAGATGGCTACGACATCAACTTTAAAACCAGGGCAAAAGAAACAGACCTGCACAATATTTTCTCGGCCATGCCTCCTGCCCTTGCAAGTCGCATGGAAAAAACCAATATTAAAGGATATGCAGAGATTAATGCTTCTTTAATTGGAAAATACCTGGCAAAAAGTAAGGCCATGCCCACCTTGTCCTTTAACATGAAAATCCGTGAAGGACAAATTTCGAATCCAAAGGCGCCAGAGTCCATCAGCAATTTATACCTGAACCTGCAAACGAAATTACCCAGTTTAAATATGGACAGCTTATCGATCAACATGGATAGCCTGTATTTTAATATGGGAAAAGACCATGTCAGCTCGGTTGTAAAATTAAACGGACTCAAAGAACCGGAAATCTTTATCAAAACACGCGCATCAATTGATCTTGGCAAATGGGGAAAGATTTTTGGTGTAGATCAGATCAGAGGGCATTATAACCTCGACCTGGATGCAGATGGCAAGTATACCAAAAAAGTAGTCCGCAGTGGCATCAGACAAATAGATACGGTGATCGCTACCATTCCCAAATTCAATTTAAAATCTTCGGTAAGTAACGGCTATTTCAAATATGCCTCCCTTCCGGCTGCGATCGATAAGATCAATTTCAGCATGAATGGCCATAATCCGGACGGCAATTACAAGAACACCAAACTGGAAATCAGCGACATTAACATACAGGCACTGAGCAATTACATCCGTGGTTTTGCAAAATTGCAGACCGCAGAAAACAACCCTATAGATGTACAGTTAAAATCCATGATCAACTTTGCGGAGATCAAAAACTTCTACCCGCTGAAAGACCTGGAACTGAGTGGAGAACTGAACCTGGACGTACAAAGTAAAGGTGGTTACAATAAAATTAAAAAACTGTTCCCGGTAACTTCTGCTACAATTAAGCTGGCAAACGGAAGGATTAAAACCGCTCATTTTGAGCAGGCACTGGAACAAATTGTGGTAGACGGAACGCTGGTTAACAAAGACGGAAGCCTGAGAGGGACGCAACTGAACATCAAACCCATCTCCTTTCAAATGGCGGGTCAGCCTTTTATGTTAAAAGCAGATCTTAAAAATTTCGACAACATGAGCTATAATGTCAGCTCTAAAGGCACGATAGATATCGGAAAAATGTATCAGTTATTTGCGATCAAAGGGTATAACGTTAAAGGTTCTGTATTTAGTGATGTCTCCTTTAAAGGCCTGCAAAGCGATGCGCTTAATGGCAGGTATCAAAAGCTAAACAACAAGGGACGTGTGGTGGTTAAAGAACTTACCCTGGAATCAGACCTCTTTCCTAAATCTTTCTTCATCAAAAACGGCTTGTTCTCTTTTGCTCAGGATAAAATGAAATTTGAGCGTTTTACTGCCAGCTATGGCAAATCAGATTTCACGATGAATGGTCATTTAGGCAACATTATCAATTATGTATTGTCGGACAAGGCCATGCTTACCGGAAACTTCAACCTGCAAACGAAACAGCTTTTTGCGGATGAGTTCATGGTGTATAATGCAGCTCCTGCACAGCCGGGAAAAACAGCGGCTGGAAGCGGCGTCATCATTATTCCGAATAACTTAAATGTATCTGTCGTAGCGGATGCAGCTGCCGTATATTATAATGGATTGAAAGTTAAAGATGCAAAAGGAACACTGGCATTAAATAACGGAACCATGACCCTGAGTCAGACGAGCTTTAACCTGGTAGATGCCCCAATGACGATGGATGCTACCTATAAGAGTTTAAGTCCTAAGTCTGCCATTTTCGACTACCATATCTCGGCTAAGGAGTTCGACATTTCCAAGGCTTATAAAGAGATCAAACTCTTCCGTGAACTCGCTACTTCGGCCTCCAAAGTGAAAGGTATTGTAGGACTGGATTATCAGCTTTCAGGTAAATTGAATAAAGACATGTTCCCTGTTTTCCCAACCTTAAAAGGTGGAGGAACCCTTTCTCTTAAAAAGATTAGCCTCATGGGCTTTAAATTCATGAATGCCGTGAGTAAAGCGACCCGTCGTGATAGTTTAAACAATCCGGATCTTTCTGAAGTCAACATCAGGAGTACCATCAAAAATAACATCATTACCATCGAAAGGTTTAAAATGCGTGTGGCAGGATTCCGTCCGCGTTTTGAAGGTCAGGTGAGTTTTGATGGCCGTCTGAACATCAGTGGCAGACTCGGTTTGCCTCCATTTGGCCTGATTGGAATTCCATTGAGCATTACCGGAACCCAGGACAATCCTAAAGTTGCCTTGAAAAGGAATAAAGAAGGAAAACTGGAGGAAACTGAGGATGATGACAAATGA
- a CDS encoding HAMP domain-containing sensor histidine kinase: MIFKHLIWRTIRSITLLFIPLAAASYCLVQGWFSWLIPLSILIIYLMVSGYRSQLKMYREFEHFIEAVRYQDFSLHFEVKHAPPELKPLRKGFNDINAAFKQLSREKETQYQYLKKILELIDTGILSYQTENGEVIWMNESLKEMLQIPYLKTITSLGQRDEKLHQEIISLKSGESKIAGIQNGDQTLKVLLSATAFQTGSLKFQVIAFQNLNEVLDETEAKAWQKLLSVLTHELMNSIAPISSLAGTLKNRLSALERTAPYTAVFEDLEMGIETIQRRSEGLLRFAETYRNLNKTTAPVMEQLQVRPLLENIYQLMQPTLQQKNIELELILADAKLLIKADHALMEQVLINLLLNAVDALKDQANPKIILSAENNEKGKVAIRVTDNGCGIPTEMTDSIFVPFFSTKKSGGGIGLPLCKQIVMLHHGQIQFHSVEGLGSSFIISL; encoded by the coding sequence ATGATATTTAAGCACCTGATCTGGCGAACAATCCGGAGCATCACACTCCTGTTTATCCCCCTTGCTGCCGCATCTTATTGTCTCGTACAAGGATGGTTTTCCTGGCTCATCCCTTTGTCCATCCTGATCATTTACCTCATGGTATCAGGCTATAGGTCACAATTGAAAATGTACCGGGAATTTGAACATTTTATAGAAGCTGTCCGATACCAGGATTTTTCCCTTCATTTTGAGGTGAAACATGCTCCCCCGGAACTGAAACCGCTCAGAAAAGGGTTTAACGACATTAACGCTGCTTTTAAACAGCTTTCAAGAGAAAAAGAAACACAATATCAATATTTAAAGAAGATCCTGGAATTGATCGATACCGGCATTTTATCCTATCAGACAGAGAATGGAGAAGTGATCTGGATGAATGAATCTCTAAAAGAGATGCTTCAAATTCCTTATTTGAAAACCATTACTTCTCTTGGTCAGAGGGATGAAAAATTACATCAGGAGATCATTTCTTTAAAATCCGGGGAGTCTAAAATTGCCGGAATTCAAAATGGGGACCAGACCTTAAAAGTATTGCTTTCTGCGACGGCCTTTCAAACCGGATCTTTAAAATTTCAGGTGATTGCCTTTCAGAACCTCAATGAAGTGTTGGATGAAACAGAAGCAAAGGCATGGCAAAAATTATTGAGTGTATTGACCCATGAGCTCATGAACTCTATTGCACCCATCTCCTCTTTGGCCGGAACGCTTAAAAACCGGCTTTCCGCTTTAGAAAGAACCGCACCTTATACCGCTGTTTTTGAAGACCTGGAAATGGGAATTGAAACGATACAGAGAAGAAGTGAGGGCTTATTGAGGTTTGCAGAAACCTATAGAAATCTGAATAAAACAACGGCTCCGGTTATGGAACAGTTGCAGGTGAGACCGTTGCTGGAAAACATCTATCAGCTGATGCAACCCACCCTGCAACAGAAAAACATTGAACTGGAATTGATTCTTGCAGATGCCAAACTTTTGATCAAAGCAGATCATGCTTTAATGGAGCAGGTGCTCATTAACCTTTTGCTAAATGCGGTGGATGCCTTGAAAGATCAGGCCAATCCGAAAATCATACTCTCTGCCGAAAACAATGAGAAGGGTAAAGTAGCCATCAGGGTGACCGATAATGGTTGTGGAATTCCCACGGAAATGACCGACAGTATATTTGTCCCTTTCTTCAGTACCAAAAAATCAGGTGGTGGGATCGGCCTTCCATTATGTAAACAAATTGTAATGCTCCACCATGGGCAAATCCAGTTCCATTCTGTGGAAGGTTTGGGTTCCAGTTTCATCATCTCCTTATAA
- a CDS encoding tetratricopeptide repeat protein: MNEDEINGAFPELSNEVLTKIDALSESGNDCMDEEDFDGAVASWEEALALIPEPQNHYIQSVWLNASIGDAYFLQDDFETALTYFLTAKSNVEENVYSNPFIMLRLGECYLEQANEEKAKEFLLRAYLLDPEEIFEGEDDKYLDFLSSNVNLKEQP; this comes from the coding sequence ATGAACGAAGACGAAATAAACGGAGCTTTTCCTGAGCTTTCCAATGAAGTGTTGACAAAAATTGATGCGCTTTCAGAAAGTGGAAACGACTGTATGGATGAAGAAGATTTTGATGGCGCTGTAGCCAGCTGGGAAGAGGCATTGGCCCTGATTCCTGAACCACAAAATCATTATATTCAAAGTGTTTGGCTGAATGCCTCGATAGGAGATGCTTATTTCCTGCAAGACGATTTTGAAACTGCATTAACGTACTTTCTGACCGCAAAAAGCAATGTTGAGGAAAACGTATATTCTAACCCTTTTATCATGTTGAGATTAGGAGAATGTTACCTGGAGCAAGCCAACGAGGAGAAAGCAAAAGAGTTCCTTCTTAGGGCTTATCTGCTGGATCCTGAAGAGATCTTTGAAGGGGAAGACGATAAATACCTGGATTTCTTAAGTTCCAATGTAAACCTGAAAGAACAACCTTAA
- a CDS encoding sterol desaturase family protein, whose translation MMTNDGLTYLLELPAIYLWPVFLLENVLITVLVLWSGRVIQQRFSPLAIPAYTYSRKEWLICGLTNLLNTVVTYIGYWLWKNAFIGISTEVSVFILIDFLILFLAMDLLMYVFHYIIHKTWLYKAIHGLHHEAVNPKPIDLFVLHPLETISFGALWLLLLLLWTFNLYAIIIYLMINVLFGMIGHLGMEPLNATLRNKPLLKYLGTSSFHHQHHQDIDHNFGFYTSIWDRLFGTYKA comes from the coding sequence ATGATGACAAATGATGGATTAACTTATTTACTGGAATTACCGGCCATTTATTTATGGCCGGTATTTTTGTTGGAAAACGTGTTGATTACGGTATTGGTTTTATGGTCTGGAAGGGTCATCCAGCAGAGGTTTTCTCCTCTGGCGATTCCTGCTTATACCTATAGCCGCAAAGAATGGCTGATCTGCGGGCTCACCAATCTCCTGAATACCGTGGTTACTTATATCGGTTACTGGTTATGGAAAAATGCCTTTATTGGGATCAGCACGGAAGTTTCCGTCTTCATTTTAATTGATTTCCTGATCCTGTTCCTGGCGATGGACCTCCTGATGTATGTTTTTCATTATATCATCCATAAAACCTGGTTGTACAAGGCCATACACGGATTGCACCATGAGGCTGTAAATCCCAAGCCTATAGACCTATTTGTTTTACATCCCCTGGAAACCATCAGCTTTGGAGCCCTCTGGCTCCTGTTGTTATTATTATGGACCTTCAACCTTTATGCGATCATCATTTACCTGATGATCAATGTGCTGTTTGGTATGATTGGCCATTTGGGGATGGAACCCTTAAATGCCACTTTGCGTAATAAACCGCTGTTAAAATATCTGGGAACCTCCAGTTTCCATCACCAGCACCATCAGGATATTGACCATAACTTCGGTTTTTACACGAGCATCTGGGATCGGTTATTTGGAACTTACAAAGCGTAG
- a CDS encoding sigma-54 dependent transcriptional regulator, translating to MQLKNRSILVVDDDPDVLTAVRLLLNTEVGEVVTEKNPEQLPSLLSAKRFDLILLDMNFKSAIHNGNEGFFWLNKIKAMAADTKVIMITAYGDIDLAIQSLKNGAADFVVKPWYNEKLLNTIAEALDKKEKTKAKGIDNSQGINGDLIGTSDVMQEIFYKISRVAPTDANILILGENGTGKDLIAKAIYQQSLRAQKPFVKVDIGSLTEGLFESELFGHKKGAYTDAREDRTGRFEAADTGTLFLDEIGNISLQQQAKLLSVLQNRQVIKIGSNDAVPVDIRLICATNVEIRELAMENRFRKDLIYRINTVEIIVPPLRKRGKDVLLLARHFSKVYAEKYFKSAMDFEASAMDKLLQYSFPGNVRELQYTIERAVIMAEGPILKDSDLVFSPIETAIPINEDLSLKSLEKNAILQVIEKNRGNITWAAKELGITRNALYRRLSKYDI from the coding sequence ATGCAGCTGAAAAACAGATCTATTTTAGTGGTTGATGATGATCCCGATGTGCTCACCGCAGTAAGACTTTTATTGAATACCGAAGTCGGAGAAGTGGTCACGGAAAAGAACCCAGAGCAACTTCCTTCTCTACTCTCTGCAAAGCGCTTCGACCTCATCCTTTTGGACATGAATTTCAAAAGCGCCATTCACAATGGGAATGAAGGTTTTTTCTGGCTGAATAAAATAAAGGCGATGGCAGCCGATACCAAGGTCATCATGATTACTGCTTACGGAGACATTGACCTGGCGATCCAATCTTTAAAAAACGGGGCTGCCGACTTTGTCGTTAAGCCATGGTACAATGAAAAATTACTGAATACCATCGCCGAAGCGCTGGATAAAAAAGAAAAAACCAAAGCAAAAGGTATAGACAACAGCCAGGGCATCAACGGTGATTTAATCGGCACATCGGATGTCATGCAGGAGATCTTTTATAAAATCAGCCGTGTTGCCCCCACCGATGCGAATATTCTCATCCTTGGAGAAAACGGAACGGGCAAAGATCTGATTGCGAAGGCCATCTACCAGCAATCTTTAAGGGCACAAAAGCCGTTCGTCAAAGTAGACATCGGTTCCCTTACGGAAGGCCTTTTTGAAAGCGAGCTATTCGGACATAAAAAGGGCGCCTATACCGATGCCAGAGAAGACCGGACAGGCCGGTTCGAAGCTGCAGATACCGGGACCTTATTTCTGGACGAAATCGGGAACATCAGTTTACAGCAACAGGCCAAATTATTGAGCGTGCTGCAAAACAGGCAGGTGATCAAGATAGGCAGCAACGACGCCGTTCCTGTAGACATCAGGCTCATCTGTGCCACCAATGTAGAGATCCGGGAGCTGGCAATGGAGAACCGTTTCCGTAAAGACCTGATATATAGAATCAATACCGTAGAAATTATTGTTCCTCCGCTAAGGAAACGGGGAAAAGATGTATTGCTGCTGGCCAGGCATTTCAGTAAGGTTTATGCAGAGAAATACTTTAAATCCGCGATGGACTTTGAGGCCTCTGCAATGGATAAGCTCTTACAATACTCCTTCCCCGGAAATGTAAGAGAACTACAATATACCATAGAGCGTGCGGTCATTATGGCGGAAGGCCCGATATTGAAGGACAGTGACCTCGTCTTCTCTCCTATAGAAACGGCAATCCCCATCAATGAAGACCTGAGTTTGAAATCATTAGAGAAGAATGCCATCCTGCAGGTCATTGAGAAAAACCGCGGGAACATTACCTGGGCAGCAAAAGAACTTGGCATTACCAGGAACGCATTATACCGCAGGCTGAGCAAATATGATATTTAA